In Silurus meridionalis isolate SWU-2019-XX chromosome 28, ASM1480568v1, whole genome shotgun sequence, the genomic window acaaaaattttacttggGCTGCGTACacgattgttgttttttttttattgctctgaCTGGATTCACCTTTAAACCCCAGATGTGCAGGTAACTCAACCCTGAATATTGAATGTGTCTCCTTCCATAATCCTtaagcaaaatataaataatagttaATAAAAACACTCACTAGTGAGATACAGAGTGAGATGCAGGAAGAGATGTTTTTGCTCCATGGTGTACTGTAGCTGTGGAGTCAGGAAAACAGAGAGGAATCAGAAAACGAgcaaaatatatgcaaataGACAAATTATACTTAATCTTTAAACACGCTGCTGTGCAGTTCCACGACAGAGTTTTAAATAACACCCGAACACTTTCCAAAATTAGATTTCAGCACATTTTTGCTTATACATTCATAAATCCAGTGACAATGAAGACATTTAACTGATAGTTGTGTACATAAGTTTTGTCCACAAGCAAGAGCATTTTTGTAACTTTGCCTCTGTATTCCCCATAGTGAGTTTCTTATACGAGGGCTTTTACAAAAGCATTAAAGTTACAGTTGGGTTCATAAGTGCAACGTCTTTGCAATTGTACCCTGTTATGACACCACAGAGGATTTAAAATGAGGTCATGATAGAGCGACTGTAGACTTTCATTGTAGACTTTTCAACGGGGTCAAGAAAAACATTGCATTACCCACTGAGGTATTATTCTTACTGtcccttccttttcttttttgcaggtTGAATAGTAATTGAACAATTGACTAGTAATAAGCCTCATGATCAGCCACTTTCGTGATTTATTAAGGAGCTATCAAGTCAAAGCCAATTAATATATTTACTTGCACTTTTACATGCAGCACAAAacccttttttaaaacagagaataaataattcattagCTAATAAATGAACACCAACCAAAccgttaaaaaatatataaacaatgcaTGCAGTTCAACATCCATTAAAACGTACCTTGATTCTGATGTTGTTTCTTCGAAAGCTCTCTTTACCTCTGTCTATCATCACCGCTAAGATGAACTTAACACATTTAAGtctttttaaagaaagataATTGGCCCGAATTTGCATCACAAATAGAAGAAACTGATTTTCATATTGACGCTCCTGGATTATGCAAATTAACTGAGCTTTTAAATAGTCAGGAAACGTAACGAACCAAATTGTAGCAGTGACTGTGAGCAAATGATGCctttgagaacaaaaacaagggcaaacacacacacacaaaaaaaccaacaagctttaaaaagaaaaatttaccATACGTGTGCCAATTGAGCCCGATAATTCTGCGTTCCGATAATGACTGTGCTCCAGTGAGACACCACTGTCCCTTGACCTGGCTATTTTACAGTTTTGTTCATACTGAACAAATCACTGTGATATTTGCTTTCAAGTCCCATCTCGCATTTTACAGTACTGAGACTGACATCAAtctatcagtaggagaatgctgaggatggagccaccaggaaggaggaaaaaaaaaaagaccaaggaggaggtttatggatgtgatgagtcTCTCctaagacatgcaggtagttggtgtaaaagaggcagatgtagaggacagagggggtgtggagacggatgatccactgtggcgactcctaatgggagaagccgacagaagaagaagaaaaaggctGACGTCAACCAAAGGAGGAAATAAAGCTTCTTAATACTTATTGTGGAACAACCTACTAATTTTCCTGTGTGATATTGtgataatgaaagaaaagacaagGAACACTAGGAAACATTTGTAAGCAAGAATATAGAACAAGTGAAGACCAGGTGATGTGAGCAACACAACCAGGAAAAACAAATCCGAAAAAGCATCTGAAAAAACACACGTTTGATGTTGTAATAGAACGACACTCATTTAAAGGGTTGTTAAATATCGCTCTACCATGTTTTTGTGAGACAGGCAACCTGGACTCTTCTCTGGTCTTTCTGTAGACTCATTTGAAAAATTTGCTTAAAACATTTGCTTTTTGGACTCATTTGccttcatttagatttttcctTCATGGTTTGCCCTCTGATTCTTTGAAGTTACATAGAAAACCAGTCAGAAGGTCAGAACCAATTATATTGGATCAAGAAAATCCTCCAGGAAGGAGGCAAATCTGTAAAAGTGAATAATCAAGAGAATCTTTCTTGGGATAAATAGCGATGGAACGCCTTCAAAACAGGagtaaaaaaacccacacattttACAGGCAGAAAGACACATCATACCAGAACAACATGATGAGAAGAATATTCACAGGGGAAGGAACTGTTCATCAGCTTATGCAACTGCACCGTATATTTTTGGCTGCCAATAAATCTGGCTTACTTGTACTTTTTTGAAGTCAGTGCTGACAAAACAAGGAAGAACATTCTAAACTGTAGAGGACCACATCTGCTCAAATTCAGCCACATTCTTCAAACCTCAGTGGCCGTGTTTTACAGTGAATGACTCGATACTTTAGGAGCACCCAGaagtggacagtaacaaagtaaatataattcGGTACtctacttaagtagctttttttttttttaatacgcATTTTGTACATTACTCAAGTATTTCCTTTTGGGAAGACTTTAACTTTTctgcattttaaagtaaaatataaaactttttacttttacgcTAAATCGGTCATTCGTTTTTATTAAttaggataaaaacgtaactgttcAAGCGCACCAGCAAACCACCAATCGAGGTAGAGCGCGCGCTCTGTTTTCAAGTTGTTTCGATTGTTGTGGCACGGGCCGTccatgtaaaaaacaaaacaaataatcgatatatttttatttgtatttttttttaccgtttATTTGCACAGTCGTGTCAATTATCATATCATGTGACGATGAATGAAGCTGGTCGGGACTCTGGTCTGCGTCCACCGCCCGGAGAActtccctcactcatacactcagaaagggTTGGGTGACGTAACGTCATGTCATTAAGGAGAACTGGATCCAAATTTAatttatggatgacaaaaaagttCTAAACCCTCAGTAGcctaatttattaaaaagaggaaagaagtagGGGGGAAACATGCAGAAGATAAAGGTGCAGCTTAATCGCTCATCTTGTTACGAGGATTGTAAAGAATATTGCATTTAATGAAAAAGACTAAAAACTGCAAATTACTTGCCTGAAAATCAGTCTAAAGTCCTATGATAGATGTGCTGAATACAAGTCAGAAACGACAGAATCACTTGTAATCGCTGTAAGAAATAGATCTCATTTCAGGACAGTAAATTCCCAATCCAATAAAAGACAACATTTCACTGGCTTCACCCTTAGGTCAGATCAGGAGCTAGCTCAGTGCTATGCAAAGCAAGGATCGTAATCATTTCCATagcaaaaatactttttttttatcttaaccTTGTTAACACGTGAGTTTCAGTAGACCCAAAGGAAATCCAAAAAGGTGTTCATTAAAATCTaagaagataaatatatatatatatatacacaatataaactACAGATCGTACATCttacattattacatataaaaaactaaataacttaatttaaatatttaacacctTAAACCGCAGAGTTAAACATAGAAAATACTTTCACACTGCACTTTAAATAGATTTCATTAACAAATTATCCTGCAAATAAGTCTCCTGAAATAAGCAAAGTTTCCACATTCACCTTGAATTGGCGCACAAATAAGAACGCTGGTTTACACATGTTAAAGATTATTCAAATTCTAGATCATACAAACCAAGTTGACAATACACAAGTTACACAAACAAATTCAAATGTTGCCCAAAGGTTTTGTGTTGcatatttgttgtatttgtccaaaaatgtatttaaactaCATAAAACGatcaaaaaaacatatatactatataatacgATGGTAAGCATGTTAAAATACAGCAAGACAGCTTGTTCAAAATTATGattcccattagggggcgccacagcggatcatccgtatccaccttctccacctcttctccctgcaactgcacccctccactgtcctccctctcattcacacacatgtactttgtcttattcctactgactttcattgctcttctctccaacgcatatctccacctctccaggctcttctacacctgctcactactctgtcttactcctactgactacaggtagtcgtcgacttacgacctatgcaacttacgaccattcgactttacgaccacaatcgctagccgcggcgtacaacagtaagaaacaaaatggtgtagaaatgatacaaatggcataaaatgaacaaagaaaattatgatatatacagtataacaataatgaaagaaaattatgatatatacagtataacaataatgaaagaaaattatgataaaatactacttaaaattttttataacatcatttcacagtactgtgcatatatagcctactctacttacgaccaaatagTGTTACGACCGGTTTGTCGAAACCAATCGTGGTTGTAGGTCGGCGACTACCTGTACTAATAATATCACAATTGCAGAGACAATTTAAACTCAAAGTGATTCAAGAGAATGAGCTCAGGTGATTGGTGAATGGGCAAAAATGGGATTAGACAATATCATAAATTGAAATAGAAACAAGGTTGAACAACTCAACAGAAACAAGCTGCTTGGTAAAGGTAGTAAAGCTGAGGAACCGCCTGGAGTctatttatgttttgttttgttttatgtctgCGCTTTGGGGAGAaagcgcagccgtggagagagTGCGGAGTCCGAGAGGAAGAGAACGCATAGAAATACGCAACAACAACACATATACGAAGAATAACTGACCAGGAGTGAGTGTGAGTTAGGGGTTTAAgtaggagctggggatgagtgcTAAATGAGTCCCAGGTGTGCACAATTGAAGcagggagcttcagagaaagcggaggtatgacagccgccgaagggggcgtggcaggtgaaTTCCTGACAGATTGTTTGTAGGAATCACATTTGTCATGATGAcattaaattttaatataaactcaggagacatgtggctttaaaTGCAGAAAATTTACATTCAAGGCACTTCAACATCAATTAcattatctttttgagcaatatcaactttgaatgATGGATGGTAAAAgcccaaagtgtcttctttccaaagaaAGAAGCAGCTTAAAAATATATCAGTCAGGATACAGTTAGGCCTCAtcagcagaggtggcaaaagtacacacatccattacttaagtagaagtacagatcctcatgttttaaaatactctggtaaaagttgaagtactgattatacttttttacttgagtgaaagtaaagaagttttggctcagacatgtacttaagtaaaaagtagttcttacttctacctgttttagctgttaactggtcctcacatcatattagatagatagatagatagatagatagatagatagatagatagatagatagatagatagatagatagatagatagatgatagatagatagatagatagatagataatttaatttcgcctcttttatatttatgtatttacatttttttttaataaaaatggtaaaaacagaaatgcgcgctgaattcaTTGCGTGTTATTAACatctagtgccgtttacaatcatttaaattttgacagccaaatatatatatatacagtatatattaatacaaaactaattaaaatgttgttatctaatgaatgtatccaggctgaagatccacatatagaacacagagaaaagatgatgatgatcatgaatgtgtctgatctcatcactgactccctctgtctcatccacgttaaccccaaacttcttactgcttctgcctgctgattcttatcttcgtaaagagtgagagtcaggactttatacagcagcggattgaaaaagacgtgcagtaacaggaaatcagttgttcggctgaaatcggcgcgcagtgaaaagaaacattttagatttcaccaaatcagtggattaaaaccaaagtaatgagtctgttttgaaaatgtaagaagtaaaaagtacagatatttgtgtaaaaatgtattgagtaaaagtaaaaaagtttcatcaagtactgataccaaaaaaatctacttaagtacattaacaaagtatttgtactccgttacttccctcctctgctCATTCTATCACAGACACAGTGCTGTTTAAGTGCTAAATGACCTGTCTCTAGTTTCGGGTCTCTGATCAGGGCCGTGTCTCCTTGAATTAATTTGGtgctttcctctgcacaagacaacaaGACAATAAATGCCTAATGCAtgtctttccctctctcttagTTGTTCCCAAATAGTGTTCATTAGTCAGACAATTTCCCTCTGGATCACATAGTAGTTAAGGAACACTTGAGCTTTAAATGTTGCTTCAGCTTCTAAGTTTTAAAATGCTGAGGAAATTATGTGAATGTGATGTGTGAATGACAAacacctatatatataataatacacaatataaaatgcCTCAACCAAAAATAATACTAGTGTACCATGACCAGCCGAAAAAATGCTATAACAACGAAAAGAGTGacaaatgtgttttctttttctttataatgtATATTCATTACATATTGactacagaaaacaaaaaaatggaaaccaagaatatattgcattatattgCAATTAATATTGCATTAAGAATATATTGCATTTAGTAAATGCTGTATAGCTTAAAATAGAAATAGTATTAATAGTGGaaagtatattatattttacatgtttaaatgGGCACAGGTTGTTGAGTTGCATCATAATTTtcataaataagatataaaTGATTGATAAATTACTACATAATTGATTTACTACAACAGTAAACATGTAACAGTAAACTATGTTCATTGTACATGTTCAACATTTAGGCATTACAGGCCATGCTTGTTTTTCTTATAGAAGATATTCCCATCTGGTTGCAACTTCCAGGACAGTGTGATGTTCTTGAACAtgacatgttcctccagtttcTTTTTCATCTGAAGATCAGATTCAGGATTGAATCATTAAAACATACAAGAACAATGATATTAGAGCAGCATTCTTGAGAATAACAAAAATGTGTGCAGGTGAGCAGTAAGAAAGTTGAAACTCACCAAATTTCAGGGACTCACCTGCTCTGAAATGGACGACTGCACAGCAGGATCAAACACACTTCCATCAGACTTCACCTGCAGCCTCAGTACCTGTTTTCTCACGGGGGAATCTACCgaataaacacaaattgttCTTTTACTTTTTCCTATGTGCTAGTTCTGGAATCAAGCTTATAAAATCCTGTCATGCTCATATAAATTGAATGTAGAATCTTTATATTGAaggcattttgtttaaataattcatttgtGGTATTTTGCTTTGTATCCTTCATATTAGGCATCATTTCAGTTATAAATAAGgctgtttgtggtttttttatgtttgagtTGTTTATAAgcaaaaacagaacattttctcaataattaaaacattaatagATTTATAATTATAGCACATATTTAGTTGTGATTTATTTGGATAaattgaagaaagaaaatacataaatacaatattttaaagtgaacttttttttcatatgaGTAACCGGTATTTACTGTTACTTACTGGTGTAACAGAAGAAATAGTACTGAGAAGTGCACAGTTCATCAACGTACAGCCCTTTATAGAATGCTCCACAGTTATCTGAGCCATGCAAATTATTGGGTTGTGCAGAATTCCATGGGAGGTTTAAAGTGTTGGTGCTGTTTAACCACTTCCACGTCTCTCTGTACAGCCCAAACCAGGATTCCCCCTGGATATTTATCACCTGTGTTATGAAGTCATTATCTGAGCTGTTAAGAGAGCTGGGGAGGTCTGTGTGATGTGTTCGGCAGTAAGTCTGAGCTTCAGTCCAGTTTAGCAGAGGACTAGCCACACCGATAAACCTGTCAGCACCACTGAGAttatctgaagaaaaaaatatatatatattagtgcgGTAAAAATGTTAACTTTTTTCCAAATGTATTATGTTGCAGTCTGATACTACagttattcaaatatatatattttatttatatatatatatatatatatatatatatatatatatatatatatataaatataatatccacacacacacattcagtatatcatcttttacatttttattattatttcttcttcattttgtattttgaacTTCAGCAACCACTAACCTTCTAAGCACAAGTTAAGACCAGTTTCACCCGACAATTTTTTTCCATGAACCAGGGGAAAATAAATGTGCACCCTAAGCCACATACTGTACACCAACAGGCTTGTATCATGAAAATCACCTGTTGCAGTGAACCCATAACTTGGACATGAGAcctaatttttaattttttttattgaactttCTTTTGGCTGACATTCTTGGAATCTTCTGCATGTCTCATCATTTGGtctaatttattatttcatagaaaaaaaaaaaaactacatctTAAACAAGTGTGTGAAATTGGCTTGGATGAAAGAGGTCAAATTGAATATACCCTCTGCAgacaaaaagtgaatgaaatggaaataaaataaaaatgtaaaatgtaaatcgGAACAACCTGGTACCAAATGAACTACATTCCAGTACTGGTCTGCAAACTGGTGGTTGGGGACCCGAGTTAACGTTTAATTTCGTTGTTGTATGAAGAAAGGTGGAGGGAATTATTAATTCTTCCAAAATTAATCACATCACAATCTCGATAATGAGAAAGACTCACCGTCATAGCATATGAAAGGCTTAAGTCGTGAACACGGTTTATCAGACCAGTATCCAGTTGTATTCATTATTACACAACACGATTCTTGCCCAGCGTTATTATTCGGCTCTCCCGGTTTCCACTTCATAAAAATGCTGTTCTTTAGCAGGATGTCATTTAAGGACCAGCGCCAACTATTGACATCATCGTACAATCCGATCCAGGCATTGTTGGCCAGTTTTTGTCTTACTGCCTCTTtcttaatttgtaataaatcgACATCATTGATGACTATTGCCAGGTCAGTGTACATCATCCTGCAGTAATTCTGTGCATCAGACCACGACTTCTTCATCAGGATCAGGTAATAATTGCGTGAAATCTCTTGCGGGACGGATCGTCGATTAGTATAAGACCTGTTGGCGATAATCTGTTAtagattatttaaaacatttttgatatCATACAGCATGCACTGGAAGAACTTTACAGATGAAGTTCACCACAAATGAGagttaaaaccaaataaaaccacaaaagaaattcagaaaaagGTCAAAGGAGAATACTGAAGGTCAAATTAGCAGcaagtttaaaagaaaacagacaaaaaaacgaGCTTTTTGAATGTATCAGTAATGTTTTTAACTATAAGACTGGAAGATTGTgctgataaataaaatcatgtagaagtaaaacacatggaaaaatatatattttgaaatacttCAATGATTATGAGAGTTAGATATGAATGATAATGTGGTGTGCATGACAACTCTGAATATgggccctgtgtgtgtgtgtgtgtgtgtgtttagaaataCACTTACCATTGAGATAAAGGATGAGAAAAAGTCTCTTCATCATGGATAAACACGTGGTCACTGTGGGGTTAAAATgagttattaaaacatttaacattcttAAATGTCTACGGTGCTTAAAtaagcatctatctatctatctatctatctatctatctatctatctatctatctatctatctctctctctctctctctctctctctctctctctctctctctcattgtaGCACATGTCGACTTTTAAACCAATGGCATGTAGGCATGTAATTTTATaagtttaatatataaaattataaaataaagactcCCAACACCAAACCATACCTTAGCTCTGAAATCTGCTGCTGTTTTTATAAAGTCTTCACTTTAAGTTTTTACTGCCTAAATACTTCAACTAGACACCTTGTCATTTCTTTACACAAATCACTTGTGTTCAAAATATGCACATAAAACAAATTCGGAGTATTTACATCAGGCAGAGACTCATTTCCATTCTGAATGTGACAGGGTAGAACGCCCCTGTGTGTTGCTGCTGTAATGCCCAACTGGTAGTTAATTAGATGTTTAATTGGTGGTAGTATTTAAATGCTTATAAAGGAAGCGCAGAAAGGTCCGTTAATAGCTGCCCTTTCCTGTTGTCGAGTTTGTTTCCGATGCCGTGGAGTCCTTTCGcagtttttctttgttaatttgGAGAGTTTCTCAGGATAGAAAtttaattctcaaaactacatgttcaacctccacatcatttagtcatttgtgctcatcattcATGTCATCCAAGTTGGCGGCatggcagtagctcgcagcggccgctccgtacccaaaatggtgctacttTCAGTTTGTAGCCCGCCTTACGCAACACATGGACGTCGGAGCAACCGGTGTACCTTTGTACAACCCCAATACGCTCAAAGAACTCAGAAATAAcccaaacaacacaataaatgatGATCTGTGGCAGAAGCTACGTGACCTCGGCGTGCTCCGAGAACCAGACATCCAGACCCCGGCGTCGCCTGCAGCGGATGGACAGAGGAGGGGGAATCGAATGCGCTGCGTGGGACGCGGAAGCGTGGAAAGCGAGCGGGTGCTAATCctaggctaaaagctaaccctagccggcccgctctaccatctctactgttggcaaatgtctgctccctggacaataaattggactacttcagactccaacaagctacttGGCGTAAGGACACTGCTGCGTTTTTGTGTTCACTGAGACGTGGCTGAGTGATGGAGTTCCGGACGGCACCATTCAGCTGGACGGGCTAGCCGTgtttcgtgccgacagaaatgcagctctgtgcggtaagactcgcggcaGCGGTCTTTGTGTTTACATCAAGACAGAATgatgtaagaactctgtgcttgtttctacctactgctcatcgctgctggagtttattgttgtgagatgtagacctttttatttatcccgggaattcaccaccgctattgtgctcggagtgtacataccaccttgcgctaatgctaaggaatcGCTCAACATGCTCTATGGGACCATTAGcaaacttcaaaacacacaccctgacggattgtttattgtcACCAGAGATTTTAATcacaaatctcaggactgtgcttcccaaatttcatcagaatgtggacttcgcaaccagaggagaaaacacgctggatgttgtttacacaaacaaacttttttctaAACAACAAAGAATTTGGCTGTATTATCCCGACTCTATGACTAGGGAAGGATCCAAATCAATAACCCCTTGCCTCAGGAGGGTGCATAATTCTTGCTTTAGGACTAAAGCCTGTtcgggtcccaccagggtgggacacaaccTGTTGAACCGAAGAGGAGAGGACGAGAATTAAATCAAGTAGTCCCTCTCTAATGTACGCAGGACCCACAAGATACGTCTGCCATCTCttcccaagctgccaggaaatcCCTAAAGGGAACCAGTCTCCCAAGGCTGACCTCTGATCCTCGCAGATCGGCTGGAGCAGTGCCCTGTAGCCGTGGGAacctcctgagaggtggcggATCTCCTCCATCCAGGCCAGGAGGAGCCACCGGGGCATTCAGAAGGAAAGCCCTGTCCCTGTCGGGATCTTCGCTCACAGGGTGAGCAACAGAAGCTATTCTAGAGCTGACAGGGACCGACCTACAACCTGCGCCGTACCTTGGCGACCCTGAGGGTTAGGTTGCAGCACGATGTAACTAGTAATAGTCAGCCCCAGAGC contains:
- the LOC124381637 gene encoding C-type mannose receptor 2-like — protein: MKKSWSDAQNYCRMMYTDLAIVINDVDLLQIKKEAVRQKLANNAWIGLYDDVNSWRWSLNDILLKNSIFMKWKPGEPNNNAGQESCCVIMNTTGYWSDKPCSRLKPFICYDDNLSGADRFIGVASPLLNWTEAQTYCRTHHTDLPSSLNSSDNDFITQVINIQGESWFGLYRETWKWLNSTNTLNLPWNSAQPNNLHGSDNCGAFYKGLYVDELCTSQYYFFCYTNSPVRKQVLRLQVKSDGSVFDPAVQSSISEQMKKKLEEHVMFKNITLSWKLQPDGNIFYKKNKHGL